The Planococcus liqunii genome includes a region encoding these proteins:
- a CDS encoding AzlC family ABC transporter permease encodes MDSRGFSAGVKAGSSIAIGYFPIALTFGLLAKTTGLSLIEATAMSIFVFAGAAQYISLSLIAAGVAPILIVLNTFVVNIRHFLMTAALNEKMQPDARWKKALYAFGITDESFSVLATQQGGRLKTSFAAGVILISYSSWVVFTAVGHLIGANLPQFLQASMSIALYAMFVGLLVPSMRRNRKVVSLAAIAGLTHAFFYFTEWLSTGWAILVATLASAVFVELISPKERKS; translated from the coding sequence ATGGATAGTCGGGGTTTTTCTGCTGGAGTAAAAGCTGGCAGCAGTATCGCCATCGGTTATTTTCCGATAGCTTTAACATTTGGCTTGCTTGCCAAGACGACCGGCCTTTCCTTGATTGAAGCAACGGCCATGAGTATTTTTGTTTTTGCCGGAGCTGCACAATACATATCATTGTCGCTGATTGCCGCAGGAGTTGCGCCGATTCTGATCGTTTTGAATACTTTTGTCGTCAATATCCGGCACTTCTTAATGACGGCGGCATTGAACGAAAAGATGCAGCCAGATGCCAGATGGAAAAAAGCCTTGTACGCGTTCGGCATCACAGACGAGTCATTTTCCGTATTGGCTACACAACAAGGCGGTCGGCTGAAAACAAGTTTTGCGGCGGGTGTTATTCTCATCTCTTATAGCAGCTGGGTCGTCTTTACCGCAGTTGGGCACTTGATCGGCGCCAATCTGCCTCAGTTTCTCCAGGCTTCCATGTCCATTGCTTTGTATGCCATGTTCGTCGGCCTGCTTGTTCCATCTATGCGCAGAAACCGGAAAGTGGTAAGTCTCGCTGCAATCGCCGGCCTTACCCACGCCTTTTTTTATTTTACTGAATGGCTGTCGACGGGCTGGGCCATCTTGGTGGCCACGCTGGCTTCTGCTGTATTTGTTGAACTGATTTCACCGAAAGAAAGGAAGTCTTAA
- a CDS encoding trans-sulfuration enzyme family protein, which translates to MDMMETKTVHTAKAGERTIHPKVMPLYQTSAFSFSSLEELEGYYEGNGTYLYSRTANPNTDALGETVANLEGAPKGVAASSGMSAILAGILAVVQAGDHVLAAQDVYGGTFHLLKEELVRLGIGVHFADFSNISEIEKSLIDFPEIKLLFSESITNPFLRIEDIEVLVQLKKHYGVKVMIDNTFATPYAVRPFELGADLVAHSATKYLGGHSDVTAGVLAGDKELIALAANRIVNMGMNLSPFEAWLTLRGIKTLSLRMKAQTANAQAIAEFLKDKAQVWYPGKGAIVTFALPESVDISKFFSSLGWIQIVPTLAGVETTVSYPYGTSHRALSEEDKEKIGVTRQVVRLSAGIEGTEDILAQLGAAFN; encoded by the coding sequence ATGGATATGATGGAAACTAAAACGGTGCACACTGCTAAAGCAGGAGAACGGACAATTCATCCAAAAGTTATGCCGCTGTATCAAACCTCTGCTTTTTCGTTCTCTTCACTCGAAGAGCTTGAAGGGTATTATGAAGGCAATGGAACGTATCTTTATTCCCGTACGGCCAATCCGAATACCGATGCCCTAGGGGAAACGGTAGCGAACCTGGAAGGGGCTCCAAAAGGCGTCGCAGCTTCATCCGGCATGTCTGCAATCCTCGCCGGCATTTTGGCCGTTGTGCAAGCGGGCGACCATGTCCTCGCTGCCCAGGATGTCTATGGAGGAACTTTTCATTTACTGAAAGAAGAGCTGGTACGGTTAGGCATTGGCGTTCATTTTGCTGATTTCTCCAATATCAGTGAAATTGAGAAGAGCTTAATTGATTTTCCAGAGATAAAGCTATTGTTCAGCGAATCCATCACTAATCCGTTTTTGCGGATAGAAGACATTGAAGTTCTGGTCCAGCTTAAAAAGCATTACGGCGTTAAGGTGATGATTGATAATACGTTCGCAACACCTTATGCCGTTCGTCCTTTCGAATTGGGAGCTGACCTTGTCGCCCATAGCGCCACGAAGTATTTAGGCGGGCATAGTGATGTGACGGCCGGCGTGCTTGCAGGAGATAAGGAGCTGATAGCTCTTGCTGCAAACCGCATCGTCAATATGGGGATGAACCTCAGCCCATTTGAAGCTTGGTTGACGCTGCGCGGCATAAAAACCTTGTCGCTCCGCATGAAAGCCCAAACGGCCAATGCCCAGGCGATTGCAGAATTTTTAAAAGACAAAGCACAAGTCTGGTACCCTGGAAAAGGGGCTATTGTAACATTTGCTCTTCCCGAATCAGTGGATATTTCCAAGTTTTTCTCATCGCTTGGGTGGATTCAAATTGTCCCGACTTTGGCGGGGGTCGAAACAACCGTCTCCTATCCTTACGGAACTTCCCACCGTGCATTATCGGAAGAAGATAAAGAAAAAATCGGCGTTACTCGCCAAGTAGTCCGGCTGTCGGCTGGCATAGAAGGAACGGAAGATATTTTGGCGCAGCTGGGTGCAGCTTTCAATTAA
- the ftsX gene encoding permease-like cell division protein FtsX: MKPRTLARHFRESLKSLGRNGWMTFASVSAVTVTLLLVGVFVMIMMNLNKVAEDLENDVEIKVFVSLEADETGTKHIERIITDMPGVESVDFSTKEEELTDLVLDFGDELSLFEQSNPLFDVFYVKASDPQQTEKVAAEIAKIGNIQDVEYGEGKIQKLFEFLNTGRNVGLVLILALLFTAMFLISNTIRITIVARRREIEIMKLVGATNWFVRIPFILEGMWLGLLGSIIPIGLVAALYYNITEFTQPKLSGELVQILDFTPLVYQVSALILVMGVFIGIWGSFMSIRKFLRV; the protein is encoded by the coding sequence ATGAAGCCTAGAACATTAGCGCGCCATTTTCGTGAAAGTTTAAAAAGCTTAGGACGCAACGGCTGGATGACATTTGCATCTGTCAGTGCTGTAACCGTGACATTGCTGCTTGTCGGCGTATTCGTTATGATCATGATGAACTTGAACAAAGTGGCCGAGGATTTAGAAAATGACGTTGAAATCAAAGTTTTTGTCTCTCTCGAAGCAGATGAAACAGGAACTAAGCATATAGAAAGAATTATCACGGATATGCCAGGGGTTGAATCAGTAGATTTCTCCACTAAAGAAGAAGAGTTAACAGATTTGGTCCTTGATTTCGGGGATGAGCTCAGCTTATTCGAACAAAGCAATCCCTTGTTCGATGTTTTTTATGTGAAAGCGAGCGATCCGCAACAAACAGAAAAAGTTGCTGCAGAAATAGCGAAAATCGGAAATATTCAAGATGTGGAATATGGAGAAGGCAAGATTCAAAAGCTGTTCGAGTTTTTGAATACAGGCCGGAATGTAGGGTTGGTTTTGATCCTCGCATTGCTGTTTACAGCGATGTTCCTTATTTCAAACACGATCCGTATCACCATTGTAGCGAGACGGCGTGAAATCGAAATCATGAAATTGGTGGGAGCGACAAACTGGTTTGTCCGCATTCCATTTATATTGGAAGGCATGTGGCTCGGCTTATTGGGTTCCATCATTCCAATCGGTTTAGTTGCTGCATTGTATTATAATATTACTGAATTTACTCAGCCGAAATTAAGCGGCGAACTTGTCCAGATACTGGATTTCACTCCACTTGTTTACCAAGTGAGTGCATTGATCCTAGTAATGGGTGTCTTCATCGGTATTTGGGGCAGCTTTATGTCCATCCGGAAATTCTTGCGCGTTTAA
- the addB gene encoding helicase-exonuclease AddAB subunit AddB, giving the protein MSLRIIYGRAGSGKSRFIQEEIAAELKRSRDGSPLFLIVPDQMSFSTEYRLSSAYGMNGMIRAQAVTFKRLAWRVLQEAGGISRKEVDTFGYRMLIRSLLEEHREDFQLFRRAAGKRGFTDQIEQLVKEFARYCVDCGELTTIRSSLASAGAPRTLLDKAADLELILKEIENRLGKVFVDSEGHLALLSEKIKFSETVKSAEIYIDGFFAFTAREYEIIFELMKYAKNVTIVLPMDNQTDPNDEQAIFYQSANTGARLTEQARQKGIEVDHPVYMDEQWRFNKVELAHLEEHFDVYPLVTSQSSGAISLVEASNRRAEVHAMARSIRQQIQEGMRYKDIAILYRQPEAYDELINTIFPQYDIPYFISQKKSMLHHPLIEFSRSVLEALSSNYSYEPVFRAVKTDLFFPEGSVSKWRERSDLLENFVIANGIYGERWFEEKRWFYKKYRGLEFHTGIQTDEELAAQMELHAVRDLIREPLSGLKEKLTACSTGREFAEALYLFVEQMHVYEKLQALKEREESEHRLLAATEHEQAWTQWVEVLDQFVLMFGDKEIDLATAAKILDEGFETLEFSRIPPSLDQITVSKIDLARLMDIKSVFVIGVNDGVLPQRVEQEGLLTDAEREWFAKIGIELAPTSKMRLMDETYTAYRTFTASSDLLTVSYPIADEEGKALLPSLYIQKIQDMFGLERIPAVIDPEELKDASPLPYISHPRASLAYLTSQLRGGELSAEWRAVLSYYREDPFWASVVERIVKPIKANVADQLREEIAEPLYGLPVSSSVSRVETYFSCPFAQYVAYGLRLEERDQYKLAAPAMGDLFHAAVKWISDEVSRLGVSWASLSKKQCQELAKEAIQQLSPYFVNYILMSSHRYRYIQHKLEGIIRQTAFMLSRHAKVSGFAPVALDVGFGGSEAIPPLDIALKRGRQMNVRGRIDRIDSTEINGKPYIRIVDYKSSKQGLDLGEVYHGLSLQTFTYLDVALSNSDRWLGTQAEPAGVLYFHMHNPMLKLTKLMTAEEIEEEVAKSFKMNGLIVEDPEVVRAMDSDIEGYSNVIPVRMNKKGEISTSQSRTVQKGDMEMIRHFVRNKHQKAGNGILDGDTEITPYKVKEDTPCQFCSYRSICQFDPSDPEQTYRKLPDLSADKAIELIRKETADDDSDKTD; this is encoded by the coding sequence GTGTCATTGCGAATTATCTATGGACGAGCCGGATCCGGAAAAAGCCGGTTTATCCAGGAAGAAATTGCTGCGGAATTAAAACGCAGCAGAGACGGCAGTCCGCTGTTTTTAATTGTGCCGGACCAGATGTCATTTTCTACAGAGTACCGTTTATCATCGGCTTATGGCATGAACGGGATGATCCGTGCCCAGGCTGTAACGTTCAAGCGCCTTGCTTGGCGTGTGCTGCAGGAAGCAGGGGGCATTAGCCGGAAGGAAGTGGATACGTTCGGCTACCGCATGCTGATCCGCAGTTTGCTGGAAGAGCACAGGGAAGATTTCCAATTGTTCCGCCGGGCAGCTGGGAAAAGAGGGTTTACCGACCAGATCGAACAATTGGTCAAAGAGTTCGCCCGCTATTGCGTCGATTGCGGAGAATTGACAACAATCCGGTCGTCTCTGGCTTCTGCCGGAGCTCCGCGGACGCTTTTGGACAAAGCGGCAGATTTGGAACTGATTTTAAAAGAAATTGAGAACCGCCTTGGAAAGGTCTTTGTGGATTCGGAAGGGCATTTGGCGCTGTTATCCGAGAAAATCAAGTTTTCAGAGACGGTTAAATCTGCTGAAATCTATATTGATGGATTTTTCGCTTTTACCGCACGCGAATATGAAATCATTTTTGAGCTGATGAAATACGCTAAGAATGTCACAATCGTCCTTCCAATGGACAATCAAACAGACCCTAACGATGAACAGGCTATTTTTTATCAGTCGGCTAATACCGGCGCTCGATTAACGGAACAGGCACGCCAAAAGGGCATAGAGGTCGACCATCCGGTATACATGGATGAACAATGGCGTTTTAACAAAGTGGAACTTGCGCACCTTGAAGAACATTTCGATGTTTACCCGCTGGTTACTTCACAATCAAGCGGTGCCATCTCTTTGGTGGAAGCTTCCAACCGAAGAGCGGAAGTGCATGCGATGGCGCGATCCATCCGCCAGCAAATCCAGGAAGGGATGCGCTATAAAGACATCGCCATTTTGTACCGGCAGCCGGAAGCATATGATGAATTGATCAATACCATTTTCCCTCAATACGACATTCCGTATTTTATCAGCCAGAAAAAGTCGATGCTGCACCATCCATTAATTGAATTCAGCCGTTCTGTACTGGAAGCCTTGTCTTCGAATTATTCCTATGAACCGGTATTCCGGGCAGTCAAAACGGATTTATTTTTCCCAGAGGGCAGCGTTTCAAAATGGCGGGAACGCAGTGATCTACTTGAGAATTTCGTCATCGCCAATGGCATTTACGGCGAACGCTGGTTTGAGGAAAAGCGTTGGTTTTATAAGAAATACAGAGGACTGGAATTCCATACAGGCATCCAAACCGATGAGGAACTGGCTGCCCAAATGGAATTGCATGCTGTCCGCGATTTGATCCGTGAGCCGCTGTCCGGGCTGAAAGAAAAATTGACAGCTTGCTCGACAGGAAGAGAATTTGCGGAAGCCCTGTATTTATTCGTTGAACAAATGCATGTTTACGAAAAGCTGCAGGCCTTGAAAGAACGCGAAGAATCCGAACACCGGCTGCTAGCAGCAACTGAGCACGAACAGGCATGGACGCAGTGGGTGGAAGTACTGGATCAGTTTGTGCTGATGTTCGGCGATAAGGAAATCGATCTTGCAACCGCCGCTAAGATTTTGGATGAAGGGTTTGAAACGCTGGAGTTTTCCCGCATTCCACCTTCACTGGACCAAATCACGGTTTCTAAAATCGATTTGGCCCGGCTGATGGACATCAAATCGGTATTTGTCATCGGCGTCAATGACGGGGTTTTGCCGCAGCGCGTGGAGCAGGAAGGCTTGCTGACGGATGCCGAACGGGAATGGTTTGCAAAAATCGGAATTGAACTGGCCCCTACTTCAAAAATGCGGTTGATGGACGAAACCTATACCGCTTACCGTACATTTACAGCGTCCTCTGATTTGCTGACGGTTTCTTATCCGATTGCTGATGAGGAAGGGAAAGCCCTATTGCCTTCGCTGTATATCCAGAAAATCCAGGACATGTTCGGGCTGGAACGGATTCCTGCTGTGATTGACCCGGAAGAACTGAAAGATGCTTCCCCATTGCCTTATATTTCGCATCCGCGGGCGAGCCTCGCTTATTTGACGTCGCAGCTGCGCGGCGGCGAATTGTCGGCCGAATGGCGCGCCGTGCTGTCTTATTACCGGGAAGATCCGTTTTGGGCTTCTGTCGTTGAGCGGATTGTCAAACCGATCAAGGCCAATGTGGCGGATCAGCTGCGGGAAGAAATTGCAGAGCCGCTGTATGGCCTGCCGGTCTCATCGAGCGTCTCTCGTGTTGAAACGTATTTCAGCTGCCCGTTTGCCCAGTATGTGGCATATGGTCTGAGGCTTGAAGAGCGGGATCAATACAAATTGGCGGCGCCGGCGATGGGAGACCTATTCCACGCCGCAGTCAAATGGATATCGGATGAAGTGAGCCGCCTGGGCGTCTCCTGGGCATCCCTTAGCAAGAAACAATGCCAGGAATTGGCCAAAGAGGCGATTCAACAACTGTCTCCTTATTTTGTCAATTATATTTTGATGAGCTCGCACCGCTACCGCTATATTCAGCATAAATTAGAAGGCATTATCCGCCAAACTGCGTTTATGCTCAGCCGCCATGCAAAAGTATCCGGTTTTGCACCAGTTGCGTTGGACGTCGGATTTGGCGGTTCCGAAGCCATTCCACCGCTTGATATTGCCTTGAAGCGCGGCCGCCAAATGAATGTGCGTGGACGCATTGACCGCATCGACTCCACGGAAATCAACGGCAAACCGTACATTCGCATCGTCGATTACAAATCGTCGAAACAAGGGCTTGACCTGGGGGAAGTTTACCATGGCTTGTCGCTGCAGACCTTCACATATTTGGATGTGGCCTTGTCCAATTCGGACCGCTGGCTCGGCACGCAGGCAGAACCGGCGGGTGTGCTGTATTTCCATATGCACAATCCGATGCTGAAGTTGACGAAACTGATGACGGCAGAAGAAATTGAAGAAGAAGTCGCCAAGTCGTTCAAAATGAACGGGCTGATTGTGGAAGATCCCGAAGTCGTACGTGCGATGGACAGCGATATTGAAGGCTATTCCAATGTTATTCCGGTGCGTATGAATAAAAAAGGCGAGATTTCAACATCCCAGTCCCGAACGGTCCAAAAAGGCGATATGGAAATGATCCGCCATTTCGTCCGCAACAAGCACCAAAAAGCCGGCAATGGCATCTTGGACGGCGATACCGAAATCACGCCTTATAAAGTGAAGGAAGATACACCATGCCAGTTTTGTTCTTACCGTTCCATTTGCCAGTTTGATCCATCAGATCCCGAACAAACTTACCGCAAATTGCCGGATTTAAGCGCTGATAAAGCAATAGAATTGATTCGAAAGGAGACCGCAGACGATGATTCCGATAAAACCGACTGA
- a CDS encoding murein hydrolase activator EnvC family protein: MLTGLSSVLALSVLVPTASADKLSELEQKKQEAQQQQSELNSGISQKNNEMAENQSTLEKIMAQINELNAKIDETKAKIASVEGDIEHTKGEIEELRASIEELQRKIDERTALLQERARAIQLSGGSVDYIDVLLGANSFVDFIDRFSAVNTLIDADREIMREQAADKELLAKQKAQVETKLAEQENRRAELGKLKASLDGQKAQQAGLVKDLQAEQNRLATEKANMVQQREEAIDVTAELEQQIMAEQERLAELARKAEEERQRKLAAERAAQEKAAAEAAARQAAEERAAAEAAAASAKAKASASSSAPAPAPKQAAAYSAPAVKQAVSSNFIRPTSGRYTSKFGWRDIGAGQEFHQGVDIANSVGTNVMAAAGGFVSYAGSMGGYGNVVILTHSINGQTHATVYAHLSSIGVGVGQSVTQGQSVGKMGNTGRSFGSHLHFEIHVGPWNGGRTNAVNPANYISL; this comes from the coding sequence ATGTTGACTGGTTTATCTTCTGTATTAGCATTGTCGGTTTTAGTACCGACTGCTAGTGCAGATAAGCTAAGTGAACTTGAACAAAAAAAGCAGGAAGCACAACAGCAACAAAGTGAATTGAATTCCGGCATTAGCCAAAAAAACAATGAAATGGCTGAAAATCAATCCACTCTAGAAAAAATCATGGCGCAAATCAACGAATTAAATGCAAAAATCGATGAAACAAAAGCGAAAATTGCAAGTGTTGAAGGCGATATTGAACATACAAAAGGTGAAATAGAAGAATTGCGGGCTTCGATTGAAGAACTGCAGCGCAAAATTGATGAAAGAACCGCTTTGCTCCAGGAACGCGCACGCGCGATCCAATTGAGCGGCGGATCTGTTGATTACATAGATGTCTTGCTAGGCGCAAACAGCTTTGTTGATTTTATCGACCGTTTTTCAGCAGTTAATACATTGATCGATGCAGACCGTGAAATCATGCGCGAACAAGCAGCAGACAAAGAGCTGCTTGCCAAGCAAAAAGCTCAAGTGGAAACAAAATTAGCGGAGCAGGAAAATCGCCGCGCCGAGCTTGGAAAGCTGAAAGCTTCCCTTGATGGCCAGAAAGCACAGCAAGCTGGCCTTGTTAAAGACCTTCAGGCGGAACAAAACCGTTTAGCGACTGAAAAGGCGAATATGGTTCAACAGCGCGAAGAGGCAATTGACGTAACTGCAGAGTTGGAACAGCAAATTATGGCTGAGCAAGAACGTTTGGCTGAACTTGCACGCAAAGCGGAAGAAGAGCGCCAGCGCAAATTGGCAGCTGAAAGAGCGGCACAGGAAAAAGCAGCTGCAGAAGCAGCGGCACGCCAAGCGGCTGAAGAAAGAGCTGCAGCAGAAGCAGCTGCAGCAAGTGCAAAAGCAAAAGCTTCAGCAAGTTCTTCAGCACCGGCACCAGCGCCTAAACAGGCAGCCGCTTACTCAGCTCCGGCTGTTAAGCAGGCAGTAAGTTCAAACTTTATCCGTCCGACTTCCGGCCGGTATACATCGAAATTCGGCTGGCGTGATATTGGCGCCGGACAGGAATTCCACCAAGGCGTAGATATCGCCAATAGCGTAGGAACAAACGTTATGGCGGCTGCAGGCGGATTTGTATCTTATGCCGGTTCAATGGGCGGGTACGGGAATGTTGTCATTCTTACCCATTCCATCAACGGACAGACACATGCAACGGTTTACGCTCACTTGAGCTCAATCGGTGTTGGAGTCGGGCAATCGGTAACTCAAGGGCAAAGCGTTGGCAAGATGGGGAACACAGGCCGTTCATTCGGATCTCACTTGCATTTTGAAATTCATGTAGGTCCATGGAATGGCGGACGTACAAACGCAGTCAATCCTGCCAACTATATTTCTCTATAA
- a CDS encoding TVP38/TMEM64 family protein, with protein MFDFFTMENIIELTQSYRAFGPLIGFLLPFIEAFLPFLPLFVFVFANATAYGLWIGFLLSWGGSVLGAYAVFLVVRKYGRARFMNFMTKHQKVEKLILWVERNGFGPLFLLLCFPFTPSALVNVVAGLSNISRHYYLLTVMAGKLVMVFMISYVGYDIRALFTQPVRTAIVVVVIILLYVIGKILEKRLNKRVEADFRRASEEYKKEKL; from the coding sequence ATGTTTGATTTTTTCACGATGGAAAACATAATTGAATTGACTCAATCTTACCGGGCATTTGGCCCGTTGATCGGTTTTCTCTTACCTTTTATTGAAGCCTTTCTGCCGTTTCTTCCTTTGTTTGTTTTTGTGTTCGCCAATGCAACGGCATATGGCTTATGGATCGGCTTTCTTCTATCTTGGGGCGGTTCAGTGCTCGGGGCTTATGCGGTTTTCCTGGTCGTCCGGAAATATGGCCGCGCCCGATTCATGAATTTCATGACGAAACACCAGAAAGTGGAAAAGTTGATCTTGTGGGTGGAGCGAAACGGCTTTGGGCCGCTGTTCCTGCTACTTTGTTTTCCGTTCACGCCATCAGCGCTGGTCAATGTGGTAGCAGGCTTATCGAACATCAGCAGGCATTATTATTTGCTGACTGTTATGGCTGGGAAGTTGGTTATGGTATTTATGATTTCATATGTAGGATACGACATCCGGGCTTTATTCACCCAGCCAGTCCGTACAGCGATTGTGGTAGTGGTCATCATCTTGCTCTATGTGATCGGAAAAATTTTGGAGAAAAGGCTCAACAAACGAGTGGAAGCTGATTTTCGGCGGGCAAGTGAAGAGTATAAAAAAGAGAAATTATAG
- a CDS encoding TlpA family protein disulfide reductase produces the protein MPKKWIGLLVIAAMIGIVVAGIVKNNIENTTEFDNIALGSDVDFLATKEGLAKGEVAPDFELTTLDGKAVKLSDYQGKKVILNFWATWCPPCRAEMPHMQKYFEEQAGQENVEILAINLTTEDRGLDKVETFVSEYGLTFPIPLDKDGDIGSVYQTVTIPTSYILDTDGRVQNKIVGPMNETMIEELIANID, from the coding sequence ATGCCGAAAAAATGGATTGGCCTGCTGGTGATTGCTGCAATGATCGGCATTGTGGTAGCCGGCATTGTGAAAAATAACATTGAAAATACAACTGAATTTGATAACATTGCATTAGGCAGCGATGTCGACTTTTTGGCCACGAAGGAAGGATTGGCCAAAGGGGAAGTAGCTCCCGATTTTGAACTGACCACGTTGGATGGCAAAGCGGTAAAACTATCCGATTATCAGGGGAAAAAAGTGATTTTAAATTTCTGGGCGACTTGGTGCCCGCCTTGCCGGGCAGAAATGCCGCATATGCAAAAGTACTTTGAAGAGCAGGCAGGTCAGGAGAATGTTGAAATCTTGGCAATCAATTTGACGACTGAAGACCGGGGCCTTGATAAAGTTGAAACATTTGTAAGCGAGTACGGGCTGACATTTCCGATTCCACTGGACAAAGATGGCGATATTGGATCTGTCTATCAGACGGTGACGATACCAACCAGTTATATCCTTGACACGGATGGCCGGGTACAAAACAAAATCGTCGGGCCGATGAATGAAACAATGATCGAAGAACTGATTGCAAATATCGATTAA
- a CDS encoding CsbA family protein, which translates to MESMFTKFLLSLLLPGLFVVLFTRVTFNHVVGLVLTVALIAAAVYAGYTNTWFLYIVNAASLTAGFWYATTMYKRSKKAETHENE; encoded by the coding sequence ATGGAATCGATGTTCACGAAGTTTTTACTGTCGCTGCTGCTGCCGGGTTTGTTTGTCGTGTTGTTCACGAGAGTAACATTTAACCACGTCGTTGGATTGGTTTTGACCGTGGCGCTGATTGCAGCGGCCGTTTATGCAGGATACACAAATACATGGTTCTTATATATCGTAAACGCCGCCTCTCTGACTGCCGGGTTCTGGTATGCCACCACGATGTATAAACGCTCAAAAAAAGCCGAAACTCATGAAAATGAGTGA
- a CDS encoding AzlD domain-containing protein, giving the protein MGAWFWWMILGMAVVTYIPRAIPLTFLEGRELPASVQNVLRNIPYAVLGALIFPAIFFIQEGNIWFGVVGAVAAFGIAFAGANVMIVVLGSIAVLACYSLFFM; this is encoded by the coding sequence ATGGGAGCTTGGTTCTGGTGGATGATTCTTGGAATGGCTGTCGTCACGTATATTCCGCGCGCCATTCCACTTACTTTTTTAGAAGGGCGGGAGCTTCCGGCTTCTGTCCAGAATGTTCTCCGCAACATCCCTTACGCAGTTCTTGGGGCACTCATCTTCCCTGCCATTTTCTTTATACAGGAAGGAAATATCTGGTTCGGGGTTGTCGGTGCTGTTGCCGCATTTGGCATTGCTTTTGCCGGCGCCAATGTGATGATTGTCGTGTTGGGTTCCATTGCCGTCTTGGCCTGCTACAGCCTGTTCTTTATGTAA
- a CDS encoding PDZ domain-containing protein encodes MDLLLDIGRIFINPLLYIALIAAIMLGYFRVKRERKIFRTRIVWGWTEFSGFLKDGLKYAVIFSVIFAGAGLVLPLEWLAALSIISILMVISGFYSAGSFIYLAAAAVGLVGLFDANGWSLNLGFTDFSGYAIAMEWLLPVALLAGALVIAEGLLISKTGAPSASPQLEKSSRGLKAAVYGSKRLWLIPLLLVVPGSLIEEAAPYWPQFPIGESSFSFILFPIVFGFQNRARKTLPVYLFPKIGKMTWQLGIGILLLALLGLLWAPMAIVALVLGVIGRIAITVYFEQKERHGKHAVAPKAEGVMIVDVLPDSPAHKMGLQRGEVIRKVNGLAVSNETELYQAIQVNAAHCRLEVFDHNDELRLRQHVIFRHDHHRLGLIVVN; translated from the coding sequence ATGGATCTACTGCTAGACATAGGAAGAATTTTTATTAACCCGCTTTTATACATAGCGCTGATTGCGGCTATTATGTTAGGATACTTCCGTGTAAAGCGGGAGCGGAAAATATTTCGTACCCGGATTGTTTGGGGCTGGACTGAATTTTCCGGATTTCTAAAAGACGGCTTGAAGTATGCAGTCATTTTTTCAGTCATTTTCGCCGGTGCGGGATTGGTATTGCCGTTGGAATGGCTGGCTGCTCTAAGTATTATCAGCATATTGATGGTCATATCCGGGTTTTATTCCGCAGGGTCGTTTATCTACTTAGCGGCTGCTGCGGTTGGCCTCGTAGGCCTATTTGATGCAAATGGCTGGTCGCTGAATTTGGGATTCACCGATTTTAGTGGCTATGCGATTGCCATGGAATGGTTATTGCCTGTGGCGCTTTTAGCAGGAGCTTTAGTGATCGCAGAAGGATTGCTGATCAGCAAAACGGGAGCCCCTTCAGCGTCTCCGCAACTCGAGAAATCTTCCCGGGGATTGAAAGCTGCAGTTTATGGTTCCAAGCGCCTTTGGTTGATTCCGCTGCTGCTTGTTGTACCGGGTTCTCTGATAGAAGAAGCAGCGCCTTACTGGCCGCAGTTTCCAATTGGAGAAAGTTCGTTTTCTTTTATTCTTTTCCCGATTGTGTTTGGTTTTCAAAACCGTGCCCGGAAAACTTTGCCTGTCTACTTGTTTCCTAAGATTGGCAAAATGACTTGGCAGTTGGGCATCGGCATCTTGCTGTTGGCCTTGTTGGGCTTATTATGGGCTCCAATGGCTATCGTTGCGTTAGTGCTTGGCGTTATTGGCCGCATTGCCATTACTGTCTACTTTGAACAGAAAGAGCGGCATGGCAAGCATGCAGTTGCCCCGAAAGCTGAAGGCGTAATGATTGTGGATGTACTGCCGGACTCCCCGGCTCACAAAATGGGCTTGCAGCGAGGAGAAGTCATCCGGAAAGTAAATGGCTTGGCTGTCTCAAACGAAACGGAATTGTACCAAGCGATTCAAGTGAATGCGGCACACTGCCGTTTGGAAGTTTTTGACCATAACGATGAATTGAGGCTCCGCCAGCACGTCATATTCCGGCACGATCATCACCGATTAGGTCTGATTGTTGTCAATTGA